The Mytilus galloprovincialis chromosome 2, xbMytGall1.hap1.1, whole genome shotgun sequence genome has a window encoding:
- the LOC143063321 gene encoding uncharacterized protein LOC143063321 isoform X1: MLVTIGILQSLHVLLVIGVPGKHDHGSPFRCFDHSCHPDEICMITLHKDHMQANCHPDHDPHGPPHAPPHLEHVRLCSESLFDGQNHDNGFECFCNNEECIQQVLNYVYGHTNPPPDKDFVCDTYACNSNEICRINNVGGAIRGQCMDDPGQHGIIVRFGCPFFLRVGQECYCNTRQCVNDARAVTTTSTTTTTTAPPPSGVPTFHPLCVDHDTRCALYKDSLCHATTQAYVIATCARTCNLCDQYIASLHLPITASTIQQTTSTTNTPTTVTATTKPTTTSIPTNPTTATSTTGPAKCNTCGDIDNYIPCFSRDVFSNQTSVCPAGHNFCMTDIYTDADGNADLFKRCVTEQTCNTKWTNDSAKFDYCRKYGVVANDNAYECHFCCTGDGCNTSIKPSDSTLVVPTSITNTPTTVTTTTKPTTTSIPTNPTTATSTTGPAKCNTCGDIDNYIPCFSRDVFSNQTSVCPTGHNFCMTDIFTDADGNADLFKRCVTEQTCNAKWSNDSAKFDYCRKYGVVANDDAYECHFCCTGDGCNTSIKPSDSTLVVPHAFLIVGK; the protein is encoded by the exons ATGTTGGTAACCATAGGAATATTACAGAGTTTGCATG TTTTATTAGTGATTGGTGTCCCTGGAAAACATGATCATGGGAGTCCATTTAGATGTTTTGACCATAGTTGTCATCCTGACGAG ATATGTATGATAACCTTACACAAAGATCACATGCAGGCAAACTGTCATCCAGACCATGATCCTCATGGGCCACCACATGCACCACCACAC ttAGAACACGTGCGCCTGTGTTCAGAGAGTCTTTTTGATGGCCAGAACCATGACAATGGATTCGAGTGTTTTTGCAATAATGAGGAATGTATCCAACAAGTGTTAAATTACGTGT ATGGTCATACTAATCCACCACCGGATAAAGACTTTGTGTGTGACACATACGCCTGCAACAGTAAtgag ATTTGCAGAATAAATAATGTTGGTGGAGCAATCAGAGGACAGTGCATGGATGATCCTGGTCAACATGGTATAATT GTCAGGTTTGGCTGTCCATTTTTTCTGAGGGTCGGACAGGAATGCTATTGTAATACCAGACAGTGTGTCAACGATGCACGGGCTGTTACAACAACATCAACTACCACAACTACCACAGCTCCTCCACCCTCTG gGGTGCCTACATTTCATCCATTGTGTGTAGACCACGATACAAGATGCGCATTATATAAAGACAGTTTATGCCATGCTACGACACAGGCGTATGTCATTGCAACATGTGCCAGAACATGTAACTTGTGTGATCAGTATATAG CTTCTTTACACCTACCAA TAACAGCTTCAACTATTCAACAAACAACATCGACAACAAATACACCAACAACAGTGACAGCAACGACAAAACCAACGACAACGTCAATACCAACAAACCCAACAACGGCCACCTCAACAACGGGACCTGCAAAATGTAACACGTGTGGTGATATCGATAATTATATACCTTGCTTCTCTAGAGATGTCTTTAGTAACCAGACGTCAGTCTGTCCTGCTGGACACAACTTTTGTATGACTGATATATATACGGATGCTGATGGTAATGCAGACCTTTTTAAACG ATGTGTAACAGAACAAACATGCAACACAAAGTGGACCAATGACTCTGCAAAGTTTGATTATTGTCGAAAATACGGAGTGGTAGCCAACGATAACGCTTATGAATGTCATTTCTGTTGTACTGGGGATGGATGTAATACAAGCATAAAACCTTCCGATTCTACTCTTGTAGTACCAACATCGATAACAAATACACCAACAACAGTGACAACAACGACAAAACCAACGACAACGTCAATACCAACGAACCCAACAACGGCCACCTCAACAACGGGACCTGCCAAATGTAACACGTGTGGTGATATCGATAATTATATACCTTGCTTCTCTAGAGATGTCTTTAGTAACCAGACGTCAGTCTGTCCTACTGGACACAACTTTTGTATGACTGATATATTTACGGATGCTGATGGTAATGCCGACCTTTTTAAACG ATGTGTAACAGAACAAACATGCAACGCAAAGTGGAGCAATGACTCTGCAAAGTTTGATTATTGTCGAAAATACGGAGTGGTGGCCAACGATGACGCGTATGAATGTCATTTCTGTTGTACTGGAGATGGATGTAATACAAGCATAAAACCTTCCGATTCTACTCTTGTAGTACCACATGCCTTTCTGATTGtcggaaaataa
- the LOC143063321 gene encoding uncharacterized protein LOC143063321 isoform X2, whose amino-acid sequence MVYKIFLVFVILHITVDGHTNPPPDKDFVCDTYACNSNEICRINNVGGAIRGQCMDDPGQHGIIVRFGCPFFLRVGQECYCNTRQCVNDARAVTTTSTTTTTTAPPPSGVPTFHPLCVDHDTRCALYKDSLCHATTQAYVIATCARTCNLCDQYIASLHLPITASTIQQTTSTTNTPTTVTATTKPTTTSIPTNPTTATSTTGPAKCNTCGDIDNYIPCFSRDVFSNQTSVCPAGHNFCMTDIYTDADGNADLFKRCVTEQTCNTKWTNDSAKFDYCRKYGVVANDNAYECHFCCTGDGCNTSIKPSDSTLVVPTSITNTPTTVTTTTKPTTTSIPTNPTTATSTTGPAKCNTCGDIDNYIPCFSRDVFSNQTSVCPTGHNFCMTDIFTDADGNADLFKRCVTEQTCNAKWSNDSAKFDYCRKYGVVANDDAYECHFCCTGDGCNTSIKPSDSTLVVPHAFLIVGK is encoded by the exons ATggtatataaaatatttcttgtcTTTGTGATTCTACACATAACTGTTG ATGGTCATACTAATCCACCACCGGATAAAGACTTTGTGTGTGACACATACGCCTGCAACAGTAAtgag ATTTGCAGAATAAATAATGTTGGTGGAGCAATCAGAGGACAGTGCATGGATGATCCTGGTCAACATGGTATAATT GTCAGGTTTGGCTGTCCATTTTTTCTGAGGGTCGGACAGGAATGCTATTGTAATACCAGACAGTGTGTCAACGATGCACGGGCTGTTACAACAACATCAACTACCACAACTACCACAGCTCCTCCACCCTCTG gGGTGCCTACATTTCATCCATTGTGTGTAGACCACGATACAAGATGCGCATTATATAAAGACAGTTTATGCCATGCTACGACACAGGCGTATGTCATTGCAACATGTGCCAGAACATGTAACTTGTGTGATCAGTATATAG CTTCTTTACACCTACCAA TAACAGCTTCAACTATTCAACAAACAACATCGACAACAAATACACCAACAACAGTGACAGCAACGACAAAACCAACGACAACGTCAATACCAACAAACCCAACAACGGCCACCTCAACAACGGGACCTGCAAAATGTAACACGTGTGGTGATATCGATAATTATATACCTTGCTTCTCTAGAGATGTCTTTAGTAACCAGACGTCAGTCTGTCCTGCTGGACACAACTTTTGTATGACTGATATATATACGGATGCTGATGGTAATGCAGACCTTTTTAAACG ATGTGTAACAGAACAAACATGCAACACAAAGTGGACCAATGACTCTGCAAAGTTTGATTATTGTCGAAAATACGGAGTGGTAGCCAACGATAACGCTTATGAATGTCATTTCTGTTGTACTGGGGATGGATGTAATACAAGCATAAAACCTTCCGATTCTACTCTTGTAGTACCAACATCGATAACAAATACACCAACAACAGTGACAACAACGACAAAACCAACGACAACGTCAATACCAACGAACCCAACAACGGCCACCTCAACAACGGGACCTGCCAAATGTAACACGTGTGGTGATATCGATAATTATATACCTTGCTTCTCTAGAGATGTCTTTAGTAACCAGACGTCAGTCTGTCCTACTGGACACAACTTTTGTATGACTGATATATTTACGGATGCTGATGGTAATGCCGACCTTTTTAAACG ATGTGTAACAGAACAAACATGCAACGCAAAGTGGAGCAATGACTCTGCAAAGTTTGATTATTGTCGAAAATACGGAGTGGTGGCCAACGATGACGCGTATGAATGTCATTTCTGTTGTACTGGAGATGGATGTAATACAAGCATAAAACCTTCCGATTCTACTCTTGTAGTACCACATGCCTTTCTGATTGtcggaaaataa